Proteins from a genomic interval of Flammeovirgaceae bacterium SG7u.111:
- a CDS encoding zinc-binding alcohol dehydrogenase family protein, translating into MNTIILQEAGKLEYKQIELDKGLESDEALLKVHRVGICGTDMHAFRGKQPFFSYPRILGHELGVEVVAVGADVTNVKAGDKCSVEPYFYKEEDQAPRRGKPNCAENISVFGVHADGGMREFIKLPAKYLHSSSKLTFDQLALVETLGIGCHAVNRANVQADDYVLVIGAGPIGLAAMQFAKIAGAKVAVMDINDGRLAFCKEQMKVDATINVLNTDPVAELEKVFGGDLPTVVMDATGNQQSMANTLEYAAHGARIVFIGLFQGDFTFFDPLFHKKELSLMASRNALSKDFDQIIEQMEAGLVDTTPWITHRVASENLVEEFESFLNPENGVIKAMIEFS; encoded by the coding sequence ATGAATACGATAATACTACAAGAAGCGGGAAAGCTTGAATACAAGCAGATAGAGTTGGATAAGGGTTTAGAAAGCGATGAGGCTTTGCTAAAAGTCCATAGGGTTGGGATTTGTGGAACAGATATGCACGCTTTCCGAGGTAAACAACCATTTTTTTCATACCCAAGAATTTTAGGGCACGAGCTAGGGGTAGAAGTAGTAGCCGTAGGTGCTGACGTTACCAATGTAAAAGCAGGCGATAAGTGCTCAGTAGAGCCTTATTTTTACAAGGAAGAAGATCAAGCGCCTCGCCGAGGCAAGCCAAATTGTGCGGAAAATATTTCAGTATTTGGTGTGCATGCCGATGGCGGTATGAGGGAATTTATAAAGCTGCCTGCAAAGTATTTGCATTCGTCATCTAAATTGACTTTCGACCAATTAGCATTGGTAGAAACCTTAGGAATTGGTTGCCATGCGGTAAACAGGGCAAATGTACAAGCCGATGATTATGTGTTGGTAATAGGTGCGGGACCAATCGGTTTGGCAGCTATGCAGTTTGCCAAAATAGCTGGAGCGAAAGTAGCCGTAATGGACATAAACGATGGAAGACTTGCCTTTTGCAAAGAACAAATGAAGGTTGATGCTACCATCAATGTATTGAACACCGACCCTGTTGCCGAACTAGAAAAGGTGTTTGGTGGAGATTTGCCAACAGTAGTAATGGATGCTACAGGTAACCAACAGTCAATGGCAAATACGCTTGAGTATGCAGCACATGGTGCTAGAATTGTATTCATCGGGCTTTTCCAAGGCGATTTCACGTTCTTCGATCCGCTTTTCCACAAAAAAGAGCTTTCGCTGATGGCTAGCAGAAATGCGCTGAGCAAGGACTTCGACCAGATCATTGAGCAAATGGAAGCTGGCTTGGTAGATACTACTCCGTGGATTACCCACAGGGTAGCAAGCGAGAATTTGGTGGAGGAGTTTGAAAGTTTCCTTAACCCTGAAAATGGTGTGATAAAGGCAATGATCGAGTTTTCATAA
- a CDS encoding amidohydrolase family protein, with protein sequence MKIDSHQHFWKYTEEEFGWISDEMGKIRKSFLPSDLEGELAKSEFDGTVAVQARQSLEENDFLLALAEKYDLIKGVVGWVDLRSGALDGQLEKYSQHPKFKGVRHVVQDEPDDRFILGEAFNKGISKLKSFGLTYDILVFPKHLPNVAEFVASHPNQPFVIDHLAKPDIKNKEINAWAEGMHAIGKYANVMCKLSGMVTEAAWNAWKKEDFLPYLDVVFDAFGEDRIMIGSDWPVCLVAANDYQEVMEVVLDYLGKKGESVVEKACGLNAARFYGL encoded by the coding sequence ATGAAAATAGATAGCCATCAACATTTTTGGAAGTACACCGAAGAAGAATTCGGTTGGATTTCAGATGAGATGGGCAAGATAAGGAAGAGCTTTTTGCCTTCAGACTTGGAAGGCGAATTGGCTAAGTCGGAGTTTGATGGAACTGTGGCCGTGCAGGCAAGGCAGTCACTCGAAGAGAACGATTTTCTCTTGGCTTTGGCTGAAAAATATGACCTTATAAAAGGCGTAGTTGGATGGGTAGACCTGAGAAGCGGGGCGCTTGACGGGCAGTTGGAAAAATACAGCCAGCATCCCAAGTTTAAAGGGGTGAGGCATGTGGTGCAAGACGAGCCTGACGATCGTTTTATCTTAGGAGAGGCTTTCAACAAAGGAATAAGCAAGTTGAAATCATTTGGCTTGACCTATGATATTTTGGTATTTCCCAAGCACTTGCCTAATGTAGCCGAATTTGTGGCATCTCATCCCAATCAACCTTTCGTAATAGACCACCTAGCAAAGCCAGATATAAAAAACAAGGAAATTAATGCTTGGGCAGAAGGTATGCACGCCATAGGCAAGTATGCTAATGTGATGTGCAAGCTTTCGGGCATGGTAACCGAAGCGGCTTGGAATGCATGGAAAAAAGAAGATTTCTTACCCTACCTCGATGTGGTTTTTGATGCTTTTGGAGAAGATAGGATAATGATAGGCAGCGACTGGCCTGTGTGTTTGGTAGCAGCAAATGACTATCAGGAAGTGATGGAGGTCGTTCTTGATTACTTAGGGAAAAAAGGTGAAAGTGTTGTTGAAAAAGCCTGTGGGCTAAATGCCGCTCGTTTCTACGGGCTTTAA